The DNA segment GTTTTCAACCACACCGTGGAGCATCTGTGCCTCATAAGCTCAACGCAGCAAGGAAACATCTAGATAAAGTTTAGAAACAGTTTAGATGAAGGCAGACGTCATCTCGGACAGCACACCTCTATCAGCCAGGCTCAAAAGGTTTCTGAGCCTGGCTGATGCTGATTAATGTTGGACAGGCCAGCACAGAGGCTTTGATCGTGACAGGAACAGGCCCTGAGCACCAGATCCAAAGAGGGTATACCACAGCCAACATGACATCATAAACAGGTGCCCATTTACAAAAAACCTGACTGAGACTGTGTAGCACATACAGTGGGAGGGGGAGATGCTAGCTGGAATAGCATACACTGGACTTTGTGCTCCAATTACATTTTAGGGTGCTTGGTTTAAATTCACTTGGTCAGTCAGAgtcaaaagtaaaaacaaacaaaatctctATATAATTTTATGTAGTACGCTTGAAGCCCGCTTTATTCATTGTGTTACTGATTTATTGTACCTGATAATAATAAAGGCTTTCCAAAGGTACATGTAAGACTGTTCTCAAAATGTGCTTTAAAGGTTATTTAAGGTTATTATTAGTAAGATGATCAGCGACTGTTTGATTTGTCACCATCGGTTGTTTGGAGCAAAGCTCAGGAGGGCGAGCTGCGTATTCTTATCTCTGGTTCAGCAGGATACCTGAGTGATTATGGGTTATATGAGCCAAACAAAAGCAGCAAACAGCTTTTATAATCACTTCTGCAAAACTGAAACTAACCGTGGCTCAAGCAGGACTGCTCACATTCAATAGCACATAAAttacttacaaaaaaaaaaaaagaaatttcagGTCATTCTAATTAAAaatctcctcctcctttccGCCTTTCATTTCACATTAAAAATCTTCATACTTTTTTCCCACCATACTTTTTCCCACCAAGACTTAACcctaacctaattgtaaccctgacaataaaaccacattttgagtctcaaaaatgccttcaaactcgtGGAGATGGGATTCTGGTTCCTATAACGGCTGTTGGTCGCCACAAGTATTTTTGGTCCCTACAAAGATGTTACATCCACACACAGATCTTGACATCATGAACTCGTTTTAAAGCATTAaactcacaaaataaatgttgtaaacctgTACATGGTTAGGGTGCTCTCTGTGACCctttatttttggttttcacATTTCAGTTTTGGATGCTTTGACCTTTACTTGCTCTGTTCTTGGTTAGTTACAGTTTCATATTCTAACTTTTGTTCctatttgagttattttcaGGTAAGATTGAGTTTTCTTTCATGTTCTGTAACTGTAGTTATCGTTTCTTGTTATTCCCctgagtttctttttttccttttatccaGGTATCATGTAAAGTCCCCATCGCTGTATGAGAAAGCCCCTGTGTAGTGGCTTCTCTTGTCCTTGTGCATTTTATATAGTCTTGTTTACCATCTTATTTTTTCCCTGTTTTCGTTCAGGTGTGTCCTTGGTGGTTTCCATCTCCCTGGTTACCTCACATGTGTATTTAAGGCCTCAGTTTTCCTTGATGAGTTGCTGCATAGTGCTGTTTGTCAGCTCGGGGGTTTCACCTGCGTGTTTCTGTTTGCttgctctcttctctctctctctctctctctctctctctctgtacacTTTTTTGTATGGATTATTTTCCATTTATTCAAATCTGTTTGGGGATCTTTATTTTGGCTACGATCCTTTTTCAaacaaaactctctctctctctttttaaagtTCAAGTTACTTATAACTTGGACTTGTAATATAACAACGAATTATCCAGAATCCCAAACAGTTTCAGTTCGGCTTCTTTGGTTCTTGTTGCTCTGTGTTTATCTCGATACTGAATCCTGAAGCACAGAGTAAATAAAACAGAGCAAACACAGAGGAGAGTGTACACAGATGACGAGCAGACATTTGAAATTCAAATCAATTCAAATCAGTTTGAGGTACGTGGCCTGTTTTTAACTAGTCCTTCACCTCCTGTGTTCTCAGGATTTGGTCTGTGGACTCATAGTCATTGTGTTTTAAGACTTCAGTTCCTCTAATAGCAGCAGGTTTCCCTTCTTATATGGACAGTGTGTTATATAAAGACCTCTGTGGCAAGAATGCACTTCATTGTTTGAAACTGAAAGACAAATGAGAAGTGACTGACATTAAGAAGCTCGAGGCATGAGATAATAGACAACAGACTAAGATAGTTATCAAAAAGCTCatctttgctttcttttgttAGTCATTTTGCCTTTCTTTTAAGGAAAATAAATCACAGGGTGAAGGAAAAATGTATGTAtggtatgtatttatatgtattaATGTATATCATTAAAATCTGACTGCTCTGACACTGGGCTGCTCCTTAATGTGACGGTGGATGTTATAAATGTAGTTAAACCATGCTGTAACTACTTGCACAGCAAGCTCTTCCTCTCTACTTCACCCCATGAGTTCTTACAGTGCAGTTCATATTAACATCTACAGGCAGATTTATTCAACAATCATTACAaaggctaaaaaaaagaaacactcgtgttttctctccctgttaatgcaaTTTAATCTTTCCTGTTTAAAAGCTTTCAGTATCTCCAATGTCAGTTAAGCTCATAATTACGTAAATATCAAACCACACAAACTCAACAGAAGTAACATCCATAGTTCAATCATGAGCTTTGGAAACTGTTTAAAGCTTAAAAAACACATATTGATAATCTAATTCAAATTTAATTTTGGAAGTTTGACTCGTAACACTGCAGGGAAAATGTAATGCTAGGGACTTTCACATCAGTCAGTCAGAGATAAAGTTACCACATTATGCCTTTCTCAGCTTCCTGTAGCGGCAGAACAGAGATAGAACCATAAATAGAGCTGAAACCTTCTAATATGCAAAACagtataaaaaacaaataaataaggttTGAGGAAACAGCAGCAGAGGCACTGACGGTTCAGCTGTAGAAACATGTGACACATTTTAAACCGTTTGTAGTTCAGCAGGACGCTGGTATGAGTCCAGATTatgtgttgttttatgttttctgtagatcaaaaacacaacaataccACCCAAAAGAAGGACAGCAGAAACTGCCACACCGACAGAGCTATGCCTCCCTATCTTCTCACTTCCCCgttcctccttccctccatcctccttccctccatcctctgtgtctcctcctgtctgagctgcaggtgagaaacaggtgtgaggtgtcagctgtcaggtaggtgatgagtgaagaacagaacagaatccatttcctcttcaaactgctgtcagacattatctactgcactctgatcacatcactcagaccagctgctttctacaaagtctcatcaacaacatctttagaaacaaacatcaacaagcaggaagcagcttcacctctgatcacacacacactcaactctactcactcacctggaggaacaACATTCaggctgatgatgatgacgggGTCGTCATCCTGATTCGCTCTCTTCCTGCGATTTATTTTTGTCTCAACACGACACTCGTATCTTCCGCGGTCATCAAGCGTCACACTTTTCAGAATCagagacacgtctccatccttcatctgtctgtcctgtaGCTCCACTCGGTTCTTAAACGATGGATGCTGGTTCTCTAGATCAAACCGCTCATCCCGGTACAAAAGTAAATATCCTTTCCTAAGACCATGTTTGCTCCACTCCAGAAATGTGAcgaggttgttgttgttggctctGCATGACAAAGTGACGTTCTGTCCAGATTCAGCTGTGATGTTTACGAGGTCTACAGGACAAAAGAGACAACTGGTGTGTATTAAGCTGACAAATTCTGTTATTCTGCAATTAGAGATCACCACATGTAATATGTGATACAGGTTTTGATATAACAATCTGTGAGGTCACAAGGTTGGGCTCTCCCATAATTATTAgagctaaaaaagaaagaaagaaaaagactctTTAGACATTTCTTGGTGACATGAGGGTGATTTCCCAGTGACATCCATCAGATATAAAACTCTTATAAACAGGATATGGTTATAGGTTCCACACCCACATGCTAAAGGCTGCAAAACAGTTCTGAGGCAAAAACCTGTAACTGAAACCCACACAACTCTTCTTGGTTTTTCGGTATTAAGATACTATGCTCCTATACAGGAAACATGCTTGTTAATGAGATACATTTGGTTATGATATGCATTTGGTTATGAGATGCATTTGGTTATGAGATACATTTGGTTATGAGATACATTTGGTTCAATGATTTATAAATAATCACCTGAACATAAAGACAGACAACCAGTCGCACCCAGACCTacgggcaatttagaatcatcaagtaacctaaccccacttactgcatgtctttggactgtgggaggaagccaaaaCAAGTGGAGAGAAGCCATGCAAACatggagagaacatgcaaacttcacacagaaagactTGCTGCCCAACATAAAATGTCAGTCTACTAATAAATCTATTAAATGATGTCatattattttgaattaaatCCCACCAATCTTAACAAGGGGAATGAAATCAGCTCCAGATTTAAGATTATGACATACACATTAAAGGgacaaatatacatatatgtatgtatgtacatatgtgTTGGAGATTCCCCACATTGTCCaaaaagtcacacacacacacacacacacactcacatgcagATGCTGACAGGCAGAAGTGAAGAAACAATAACGTCCAGCAGTGCGACAGCTGCCCGGCTCTCTCCATGCTCTCAAGCTGAGTAGATTAGAATTTCAACGGCTCTTTGTTGACATCAAATGGGAGGAGCTCTTATGACGTTAGTTTCCAAATAGAGATTACAGGCATCATAATTACagcccattaaaaaaaacaaaaaaaacattagatATGAAAATATAATCCAGGCTTTGAAAACAGCCAGGTTAACCCCCATCTTTCTTAAATAACGTATATTTCTAGCCAAAAAAAGATGCACTACTGATTACAGTAGTCACATCGGGTGACAATGTTGTACTTTTAAAAATGATCTCATATGTTGTTTTAATAATCAGGTTTTTACAACACATATTAAGCGATCTGCGTGTTTTCTCTGGGAGAGTTTAAGGACATATGGAAATCTTTCAGCTCGCTCCTTTCATAATCCAAATAatttgtgaactaaaaactaaaaaaaatttgaTATGACCATCAGTCTGTTTAGGATGACGGTGTTGAATGAATCTgtagtctataaacagcattcaaACATAGGTGTCCTCATATTCGAGGTGTGAGAAGGCTGTGTGGATGGCTGCAGTAACGGCATCTTCAGTGGATTCTTTTGATATGCAAATTACAGAGGGCTCAATGTGTCCGGAATGACAAATAGTTGAAATAACAGTAAAGATTTTGACCAGCAGAGGGGGTTTATGTGCATATGAAGCCTCAAAAAACTAACCATTTTTTGAACCAATTGGATGTAAAGCTTCCAGGAATCGCAaggcttcatttggccatcactaccaGAGAAACAAATATCTCCAATGCTCTCACAGCAGAAGACAGAATGCTCTCATCACCATCAACAATGATGAGTGCTGACAACGCACAACTTGTCACGGTGGTTGCGTGGCTGGCAGAGGTAGTGTCATGGCGAGGTATGCCCGTGTGTTTTAGCCAGGGACTCAAAGGCAGACAGGGAGGGAGACGAAACTGAgctacaaacaaaaaaacgagcctttattgtggctgataACATGAATACACAACTGAAACGAAGGCAAACAGGGGCAAGAGTTAAATGTAACACTAAACAACTATGCCAATGACTATATACACATGGAGGGAGGCAACACAGACGATCCGACgaagactgaaagaaaacacacagactaagAGGTGAtcaagggaagtggaaacacacgaTGAGACAGCTGACTAGAATGAACATAGTGATGCCACAggggaagtaaaacaaaacatggaaacgagactttcaaaataaacagtaaaCCTGACGAGAGAGACATGACATGAACTTAATAACATGAACCAACAAGGGAGACTAAAACACAGGGGCTGATGACACGAGAGGATCCAATAAACAAATCACTAAAACAGCCACCGGGGCCTGATAGAAATTAACGAGATAAGCTAAAATGAAACtggaaaacaaatgaataataaaatacattgaAATGCAAAGCACTGGGTCACAtaacccaggaccatgacaggtggGACCCAAATAAAGAACTCAGAAACATGAGAAGTACACTAATAGCTAATGATTGTCTGTTTGAAGCTGAATCTCCAGCGCATGCGTCTAAAAAATCAGTGCATTGCTTCAGAAGCCCTGGTTTGTTTAAACAGGGCAACGTGATCACAGAGGTCCGAAGCTTCATTCAGTGCATCACTGCTTCAGTACCTGATTCAGTGGGTTATAAGGAAGTGAAGAATTGGCAGGATTCATGTGGTGTGTTGGTGATTTTGTGCAAATGTTCTGCTtcttcataaaaaaaaagaaaaccagcaggtcattcagtgttcccttagcaCTAATGTATCAGAGATGTTGGTGCACTATAtctgaagtaatgttgttaagtccttaaagtcatattcttttattgtcatgactctatttttatttttgtatgatacctgatttaaatggaatatggctgaagtctaaaatacttagtcagtcatttgtttaatagtaatttaacattatataattcacatataaaactatgaattgtgattttaaatggtttaaaaattCTACATAGGCaagttttttctccttttgttatcaagaagcaaaaacaaaaaggaaaaaaaaagaaacaaggcaGGGTTCTGTGGTTGAACTGCAATCACAGATCATACGATTAAAAAGGAATTATGAGTAATAAGAACTtcctgcttgtttacattacagAGAAACATCCAAACCTGAATGGTTCACTGCATTCTTAAAGCTGCAGAGTACAGGAAGTTCTTCACGAAGCTCTTCCtactttattttcttattttcattcAGGATGCATTTCTGAGATCATCTGCAGCTGTTAATTTTAATTATGCTCATGTACATGGAAAAtatggttttcttttttaattcataTAAATAGTACATTTTGATGTTTCACACAGGACACAGGATTTCTGTTTAGTTTCAGATTTATATTTATCTCCACAGTTTTTACACTCTAGATAGAAATGAACACGTTTTTATAAACTGACATGTTTGAGGTCTAGAACTAACATCACGTCTCTTTTCTTAAATCCCATGGACTCATGGACTATTTTTTCCCCAGTTTACCTCATTTAAATATGTATTTGGTTCTCTTCCAGAGCACCACAGGACAATCACAACACAACATGTATGTAGAGATGGAACATATTTTTTTGAGTGGATGGATTTgcaatgtttaatttttttttattaaattgtgCAAGTTTTTTGTCATCTCTCAGATCAGTAATATATGAGTTTAACATGtctgatttaaaacaaaacaaaacacactctTCTGACTCTGTGTTGATTAAGATTGTGATGGTGGATGTAGTTCTTCCAGGGtatttcaaacaaataaaattcatcacaatgttttaaaaaaaagaataagtacaatttttttctcttcctcatGATCAACTTTACTCCTTCCTGTTTAAAAGCCTTCAGCATATCTGATGCCAGTTAAGCTAACAGAAATATTAGACCAGCCAAACTGAAGACAGATGGAGCTACACTGCAGTGAGAGTTCACCTGTGAGCTTTGCAAACAGTTTCAAGTTTAAAACATACGAGCATATTATCCAGTTCTgctgtaaatggcctgcatttatatagcgctttactagtttACCAGCGCTTTGCTAGTTTACTTTactttcacacactggtgatggcaagctacattgtagccacagccaccctggggcgcactgacagaggcgaggcgaggctgccggacactggcgccaccgggccctctgaccaccaccagtaggcaacgggtgaagtgtcttgcccaaggacacaacgaccaagactgtccaagccggggctcgaaccggcaaccttccgattacaaggcgaactcccaactct comes from the Maylandia zebra isolate NMK-2024a unplaced genomic scaffold, Mzebra_GT3a scaffold02, whole genome shotgun sequence genome and includes:
- the LOC106675846 gene encoding uncharacterized protein LOC106675846, whose translation is MERAGQLSHCWTLLFLHFCLSASAYLVNITAESGQNVTLSCRANNNNLVTFLEWSKHGLRKGYLLLYRDERFDLENQHPSFKNRVELQDRQMKDGDVSLILKSVTLDDRGRYECRVETKINRRKRANQDDDPVIIISLNVVPPAQTGGDTEDGGKEDGGKEERGSEKIGRHSSVGVAVSAVLLLGGIVVFLIYRKHKTTHNLDSYQRPAELQTV